GGTCTTTTTACTTGTTTGGGGTGTGAGAGTTCGACGGAGGCGGGTTGATTGAGGAATTAGAGCAGAGAGTATATACTAGGACTAATATATGTATTAGATCCTGATGGAGGTGCAATAGATGAGTGAAGTTGTCATAATTACAGAAGCAGCGTCCTATCAGATAAAAGATATGATGAAGCAAAACGATGAAGAAGGTGCGTTTCTTCGCGTTGCGGTAAAAGGTGGAGGCTGTAGTGGTCTATCCTATGGGATGGGATTTGAACATGAAGCTGGAGAGAATGATGCAAAGCTTGAGCAACATGGAATCGCTATCCTAGTAGACAAAGAAAGTGCCGATATCCTAAATGGAACAACTATTGACTATAAGGAGTCTTTGATGGGCGGCGGATTTACGATCGATAATCCGAATGCGATTGCATCATGCGGATGTGGATCCTCGTTTGTAACAGCGACGAATAAGGGAAAACCTGAGGATTGTTAATAGAGGCGCTTTTTGCAGGGATTGTGTCTTAAAAAGCAAAGTGATTTCCAAATAGTGTAGGATTCGTGCTCATTTCTTAGTAGAAGTGTTGCCTGAGTGATTTGGGAAATTAACTGAACAAACCCTGCTGCCAATTGTTCAAGCAGCAAAAGTCACTTGGCTAAGGAAAAAACTTCATAAACAAAAAGCGTAAGGTGAAAAATCACTTTACGCTTTTTGTTTATGAATGGAGTTGAGTTTTCTTTCGTCGATATTGCCACATTTTATATTGATAGCGAATTGTACAACCGATGCAGTATCCCATTATTGCTATTGTCGAGGCTAGGATAACCATGACGCTAAATGTAACGGCGACAATTGTCCAGCCGATGGCAAAAAACAGTAAGGAGAATCCAAGACAAACCGTGGCAATCCATTGATTAAAAATTTGTTGATCTGCATCTTCCAAAATATAAGAAGACGTTGGCTTGGATAAAAATTTCTTTCCAACAAGAATCAAAGGATTTTTCTTCGTTGCGATGGTGATCAATCCAAGGGCGAAAGGAAGAACAAGTAAAATCTCATGTATAAATAGACCGGATAGTACGGTTAAACTCATGAAAATTTGATTAGTCTGAACAAGTGGTTTTGGAATTCCCATAGGTGTATACCTTCTTTCATAGATAATTAAGAGGAGATCTCCTTAATCTTATTATACATAGTAGTTTACTCGGAATAAAGAAAGGAATCTTGGAAATGAAAAAATGGACTTGTTGAGGGAAGTTGTTTTAACACATTGAGGTAACGATTGAGAGGATTTTCAATGAGTTGTAAAAAAGCTCCCACTTTATTTGGAGAGGGAGTTCTTTTCAAAAGAAGAAGGCTCTTCTAATACCGAAGGAGCCTTGACTTAAAAAAAGGATAAACCGTTCAATTTGGTGTTTTTTTGCATAGTCCATGGATTTTTTAGCGCCGTTTTCATCGATGGCAGTCGTTTTATCCTTTTCTGTATCTGGACCTGAGCCAGCAGCAAAGACGACTGCATTCACTTGCTTCATCGTAAACTCGAAATTTTCTTCCAAATCAGCTAAAATGGGCTTGGATCCAAGTTGTTCCATCTTTTCCATTTGCTCTTCTTTTCGGACCATAGCGGTTACAGTGTGTTCTGCTGAATCAGCTAGGATTTGAACAATTTTTCTCCCCGTGGTTCCGTTTGCTCCGATTACTAGTACATTCACGAATACATCAACCTTACTTATAGTTTTTGAATTACTCATCATTTAACACGTGCCCTTTTCTTTGAGAAGAAAACAAAAAAAGC
The nucleotide sequence above comes from Bacillus sp. 2205SS5-2. Encoded proteins:
- a CDS encoding NAD(P)H-binding protein, with translation MNVLVIGANGTTGRKIVQILADSAEHTVTAMVRKEEQMEKMEQLGSKPILADLEENFEFTMKQVNAVVFAAGSGPDTEKDKTTAIDENGAKKSMDYAKKHQIERFILFLSQGSFGIRRAFFF
- a CDS encoding DUF4395 domain-containing protein, with translation MGIPKPLVQTNQIFMSLTVLSGLFIHEILLVLPFALGLITIATKKNPLILVGKKFLSKPTSSYILEDADQQIFNQWIATVCLGFSLLFFAIGWTIVAVTFSVMVILASTIAIMGYCIGCTIRYQYKMWQYRRKKTQLHS
- a CDS encoding HesB/IscA family protein; its protein translation is MSEVVIITEAASYQIKDMMKQNDEEGAFLRVAVKGGGCSGLSYGMGFEHEAGENDAKLEQHGIAILVDKESADILNGTTIDYKESLMGGGFTIDNPNAIASCGCGSSFVTATNKGKPEDC